One Spinacia oleracea cultivar Varoflay chromosome 4, BTI_SOV_V1, whole genome shotgun sequence DNA segment encodes these proteins:
- the LOC130471338 gene encoding uncharacterized protein has protein sequence MERIKIPTGRYDGTTDPEDHCTTFEQHMMLYTDSDVMWCKVFPSTLLGVAASWYKSIEAHSIYSFRQLHASFLSRFVSKQKRKKSSGELMSFAQRDRDPLRDYLTRFNNESITIPNLQQEVAVLALMRGMQECEFKKYLSRKSYTNLGDVLHKANEYIRGDEMMKISNVVVATGGNVGYNPGYNPQAGKGGNNFHQNNNQKGASQRNQNNRNANPQGQKPRQDRREARGLFDNYTPLNTPRTAIYNINNKMDGWRRPPPMQSRERNVKKFCDFHNEYGHLTEDCRDLKDNIEDMVRKGYFSQYRARQGNGNNNSVGGNPANSYRPQQQNQQQYPRIQQPYQPPRIEQKQPETSAREEQRDGGKKPPVYVISGGPVHGGTISGASRSLEEHRHMVNYHNTRVWPKPPSIPVMTFSESDCRCIIFPHDDPLVLTIDIANADVNRVLVDGGSSANIIFWEAFKQLHIPEDELQRVNYPVIGFSGSVPRG, from the coding sequence ATGGAAAGGATAAAAATCCCGACAGGGAGATACGATGGGACGACGGATCCGGAGGATCACTGCACCACATTCGAACAGCACATGATGCTGTACACAGATTCTGACGTCATGTGGTGCAAAGTATTCCCATCCACACTCTTAGGAGTTGCAGCAAGCTGGTATAAGTCCATAGAGGCACACTCCATTTACAGTTTTCGACAGTTGCATGCGTCGTTTTTGTCACGATTTGTGAGCaaacagaagagaaagaaatcGTCGGGAGAGTTGATGTCGTTTGCTCAAAGAGATAGAGATCCGTTAAGAGATTATCTCACCCGCTTTAACAACGAATCAATCACTATTCCCAATTTGCAGCAGGAGGTTGCTGTTCTGGCTCTGATGAGGGGAATGCAAGAGTGCGAATTCAAGAAATACCTCAGCCGGAAATCATACACTAATCTGGGCGACGTCCTGCACAAGGCCAATGAGTACATCAGGGGGGATGAAATGATGAAGATCTCCAATGTGGTAGTGGCAACCGGCGGAAATGTCGGGTACAATCCAGGCTATAACCCCCAGGCGGGAAAAGGAGGAAACAATTTTCATCAGAACAATAATCAGAAAGGGGCAAGCcagagaaaccagaataacagaAATGCCAATCCACAGGGGCAGAAACCCCGGCAAGACAGAAGGGAGGCCAGAGGACTCTTTGATAACTACACTCCGCTGAACACACCGCGGACGGCAATTTACAACATAAACAACAAGATGGACGGCTGGAGAAGGCCGCCACCAATGCAGAGTAGGGAAAGGAATGTCAAGAAATTTTGTGACTTCCATAATGAGTACGGCCACCTAACAGAGGACTGCAGAGACctcaaagacaacattgaggatatGGTCAGAAAGGGGTATTTTTCACAGTATAGGGCGAGGCAAGGAAATGGTAACAACAACTCGGTGGGGGGAAACCCTGCCAATTCATACCGGCCACAACAGCAAAACCAACAACAATACCCTAGAATCCAACAGCCATATCAGCCACCTAGAATCGAGCAAAAACAGCCGGAAACCAGTGCCAGAGAAGAACAGAGGGATGGCGGGAAAAAACCACCCGTGTATGTAATTTCTGGCGGTCCAGTCCACGGAGGGACAATAAGCGGCGCCAGTAGAAGTTTGGAGGAACACAGGCACATGGTAAACTATCATAACACAAGAGTGTGGCCTAAGCCACCCAGCATACCAGTGATGACGTTCTCGGAATCGGATTGCAGATGCATCATTTTCCCGCATGATGACCCGCTAGTTCTTACAATCGATATAGCAAATGCCGATGTGAACAGAGTACTGGTAGACGGTGGCAGCTCAGCAAACATCATCTTCTGGGAAGCCTTCAAACAATTGCACATACCAGAGGACGAGCTTCAAAGGGTGAACTACCCAGTAATCGGTTTCTCAGGATCTGTACCCAGAGGGTAG